One stretch of Kineosporia corallincola DNA includes these proteins:
- a CDS encoding transposase translates to QSDPKPTVRRLAEQLGVHHEALRNWIRQAEKIQNEGSRPGESAAELVQENRQLRAEVAELQRVNEIFRSASAYFASELGPTRRRS, encoded by the coding sequence GCAGTCAGATCCGAAGCCCACGGTCCGGCGTCTGGCCGAGCAGCTGGGCGTGCATCACGAGGCCTTGCGTAACTGGATCCGTCAGGCCGAGAAGATCCAGAACGAAGGCTCCAGGCCCGGTGAGAGTGCTGCAGAGCTGGTCCAGGAGAACCGGCAGTTGCGGGCGGAGGTCGCCGAACTGCAGCGTGTGAACGAGATTTTCCGTTCTGCCAGCGCGTATTTCGCGTCGGAGCTCGGCCCGACCCGGCGACGGTCATGA